The Acanthopagrus latus isolate v.2019 chromosome 13, fAcaLat1.1, whole genome shotgun sequence genome contains a region encoding:
- the timm22 gene encoding mitochondrial import inner membrane translocase subunit Tim22 produces the protein MLIPSHSDSFVSVHRQHDELSRHKLVTNPPSLVLCLHLPTALSLRNMAASMGAASAAASDPQGPASAGPGLDGSTVQYSMVLDHLIGDKRPIKDLSPGVMGGLPVPAKSDEQKMIERGMESCAFKSVLACVGGFVLGGAFGVFTAGIDTNVGFDPKDPLRTPTAREVLKDMGQRGMSYAKNFAIVGAMFSCTECIIESHRGKSDWKNAVYSGCVTGGAIGFRAGLKAGVLGCGGFAAFSAAIEYYLR, from the exons ATGCTGATCCCGAGCCACTCTGACAGCTTCGTCAGCGTCCACCGACAACACGACGAGCTTTCACG CCATAAACTTGTGACGAATCCGCCGTCGCTCGTCCTCTGCCTACATTTACCTACAGCTCTGTCATTGAGAAACATGGCTGCCTCCATGGGTGCTGCCAGCGCTGCTGCCTCCGACCCACAAGGTCCGGCTTCGGCTGGTCCCGGTCTGGACGGCTCAACTGTCCAGTACAGTATGGTTCTGGACCATCTCATCGGGGACAAGAGGCCCATTAAAGACCTGAGCCCCGGCGTCATGGGGGGGCTGCCAGTGCCCGCTAAAAGCGACGAGCAGAAGATGATCGAGAGGGGAATGGAGAGCTGCGCCTTCAAGTCGGTTCTGGCCTGTGTGGGAG GGTTTGTCCTCGGAGGAGCTTTCGGTGTTTTCACGGCCGGCATCGATACCAACGTCGGCTTCGACCCCAAAGACCCCCTGAGGACTCCGACAGCACGAGAAGTCCTCAAAGACATGGGCCAGAGGGGCATGTCGTACGCCAAGAACTTTGCCATCGTCGGTGCCATGTTCTCCTGCACAGAGTGCATCATAGAATCA CACAGGGGCAAATCAGACTGGAAGAACGCAGTGTACAGCGGCTGTGTAACTGGAGGAGCTATTGGATTTCGCG CTGGTCTGAAGGCCGGGGTGCTGGGATGCGGAGGCTTCGCTGCGTTCTCTGCTGCCATCGAATATTATTTGAGGTGA